The nucleotide window tttactttatcaaaaaacaacctctctaccctagcataagggtaaggtctgcgtacacactaccatcCCCAGACCACAtttatgggattatactgggttgttgttgttgttgcaacaaatagtagatatgaacctctaactttaaaaatataataggttcaaTGGTAAAAATCTTAGAGATTGATCCCATAGGTAGATGGTATTCGGTTGAATAGTCAAAGTGTGCTATGCTGGGACACCTCATGTTATCCCAAATAAAGGACATTGACCTCCGATAGGTTGGTGATCTGAATATTGTCTTAGGTATTGAAGCTGCAATGGCTGCTTCTGTACCCATTCAACTCTAAAATCTTCAACTTTCCTTGCTTTTGTTGTTATTATAGCATACTTTCTAAGCCAAACACTAAAATTGATAATATTTTGAGGGTTGTTGGTGGAAGTTTAAGAGTTCTTTTTAGACTTTCAGATATGATTGATGACACGATAAATACACTAGTGATAGATATTGCAAGAATGGCCCCGCCAAAATTGTTGGTCTGATTGACGACATGTCTATCGATAATAGCAATTTGGAGCTTAAGCCACAGGGAAGCACATAGTAATTGTAGTAAAGGATAATGGCTTAAAGAACCATGAAATATTAGGAAAATCTGATCTATTTGTGGTTGTATACATTCATCCACTTTTCAAGGTTAACCAAAATCATTGAGAAGAACCTAAATCCCGTTTAGAATCAGAAGTTTGAGTTAATTACAGAACACAAAGAGACCCAATCTCTCATCTTGGAGGTCTTCATAATGACATTGGCAAAACCAGTGAATGGGTGTCGCTAAGTTGCCTTTGAATGAGCTAGCAGCAGAGCCTGGTACGAAAATTGAATTAAGATTACTGCCAAAACTTGATATGCTCAAAACCTGCAAGTGCTGATTAGTTTTGTGAACTAGAGAGGAATCTTTTGAACCTAGGTTGTTAGAAAACAAAAGATAATATACTCCCCATTGAAAAATTTATTAGGGCTCCAGATTGATTTAACTTTCAGAAAAAAGAAACATTCTTGTCGTTCACTGTTTATTCATTTGACCTAGCAATTAAGGAGacaattttatttgttttttatttctcTAAGTCATATTTATGGGAAGTCTGGTTTAATTTTATATGGTGCATTGATGTAGTTCTGCTGAGGCAATGAATCGTATTTATGAGATCAAAGGACGTAAGCATACAAGTCCTCTGGCGATTTGTGTTGGTGATGTTCATGATATACAACGTTACGCTATGACAGATCATCTGCCTCGTGGCTTGCTTGACTGCCTACTTCCAGGACCTGTAACTGTGGTCTTAAGGCGAGGTTAGTAGCTTATTGTATGTTATGTCCAACAAATGTGGCAGGGATGGGTATCCTTATTCAAGATCTGTTCGGATCACAAAGTTAAATATCTCAAATTAGTATTACTTTATTTTACATAATAACTGTATGTAACTTTTCAAGTAAGACACTTGAATAAGGACCAGGAAGAGTCACTCCCCTAGGCAAAATCTGGCTAATGTTAAGTAGTTTTGGAAGCTTTTATCTTTCTCTTATGAATCTTCTGTTTTAACGGCTTAATATGGATATTTTGCAGGTGAGTCAAGTATACTTGAGAAGTTATTAAACCCCAGACTAGAGAGCATAGGGGTTCGAGTTCCTGACTATAACTTCATCAGGGAAATTGCATGTGGTTCTAGAAGTGCCCTTGCACTTACTAGCGCTAACCTCAATGGACAACCCAGTAGCATAAACATCAAAGATTTTGACAACCTTTGGGAGCATTGTGCAAATGTCTATGATGGCAGAATTCTTCCGACTGGGCGAGCAGGATCAACTGTGGTGGATCTTACCAAGTTGGGAAAGTACAAGATTCTTAGACTTGGGAGGTAAGCTTCCATTATCTAGGATTGGATCTGTTGTCGAGTTGAACTAATCATAACCTTTTGAGAAGGCTTCAAAGGAGTTGACTTTTAAATTAATGAAATTTACCAGAAAATACTTGATGAGTAAGAAGGTGCATGATAATTTTTATATTGTTTGCTAAATTAGTCATAGTCAATTCCCTTtccccaataaatacaataaGATTAAGAAATACAATATTTGTCATGCCTCCTTTTTTAATGCTTTCTAGTTCTTGTTTTGTTGGTTGTAGCTATGACTTCGCCCCTTTTTATTCTATTTGCAAATCATTTCTTGTTTGAgggacaaaataatattttatcctTTTTTAGTACAGAGTCTTCACATGGAATATTAGCTATTGGATTTTTTTTGCCTTCTAGATTTCTATCTGGGGTAATGCTCTAAATAATGTCCATAACATGATCAACCGgtctctctgcccttccagggtaggggtaaggcagCGTACATCCtatcctctccagaccccacttgtgggattacaatgggttgttgttgttgtgtacaACTACGACTGTATTGTCGAATGTTTTCTTGGTGTTTGACCATTGGGACGAGAAAGTCATAAGACTGTTGTGCGTAATTTGATGAATTGATAATCTTATGACAGTGCCAAGGAAGAAACTATTGCTATACTTGAAAGACACTCCTCACTGGAAGATGGAACTGGAGATTAGGAAGCTATTGTCAAGTTGAAGCTGTTCACCAGAATAGTAGGACTTGTGGCTGAGTTTTAAGCATGCCTCCTAAAAACATGACGCGATTGTTCTCCCATTGTTGTCTTCAGAACACTTTCTTGCTTCTATTTGAAGTGCAAATCACCTGAGAAACACTGAGAAGCACGCATTTGTTCGCGTgtatatttatttgattttatctttgttatggAAGTTGCAATCACTTACTAAATAGAATCCGAAATGTGTGTACTATTTTCTATTTGGTAACTTAATGTAATGAATAATCTAATTGACGTAAATGTCATATTTGGAACTTCTTATCTTTTAAGATTCATAGTGTCTTGCATCTGACTAATGATGGCAAACGTTTTAGATGCACCTCAATTTATATTATCTTTCCTTTTCATATATCAACAGGTATAGTGTCACATCTTGGAGTATCAGTTGCTTTTACTTACAAAATTTGGTGTAATGGAGAGagagaataaaaagaaagaaaaagagaaagaaaagatagACACAAATCAGAAGAAATTGTGGAAAcaccaaaggatgtggtgcagtggaCGGGATTGCTCTTACTTTAACCAAAGGTCTCGGGTTCGAGCTCTGGGTATGGAAAAATACTTGGTAGGGAACGCTTCCCCCGAATGGGGCCTTACACGGcgcgaatccggatatagtcgggctccaatgcgGGTACCGGACACCGAGTGGGAAGCCAAAAAAACAAAAGATGAAAAAATGGTGTCAAACTGTGTACGACTTTGTCAATTGAAGAAGGTCATATTAGACAAAATACTACGTactttttttatcttattttatgtAATATCATTATCATTTGAGAAGTCAAATGCGTTTTCTAGCTAGGACTTTTTTCAAACATTTTCCATATCTTTAATTATAAAAAGATATGTTACTAACTCTTCTTGTGCTTTTCTTGTAGTTCTTGAATAGGTAAATTTTAATCCAAAGAAATGGCTAGACATTCAATTTCACAATGTAAATTAGATGTTTTGATCCTCATACTTAAAAGTTGAAATGCTTTATATTATTTAGAGAGTGAAGATGAGAATTCTCTTTTGTCTTAACGAGAAAGTACAATTGGCCTTaaggtaaaaaaggaaaaaagtaagtaagaaagaaaaacaataatggAGGAGCCAAAAAGGACTTAAGTGacacttttttaaaattttgagggtttatttcaaataatatgaacATGCTAGGGTTTATGGCGCATTAAAAATTTTACCCCTTCAAAAACCCCACCATCGCCTCCATTAGAGAAGCTACTCTTAAACCccaaacaaagaagaagaaaagaaggctAAAGAGATatattaaagaagaaaaataagaagatagAAGAGGTTCAATCGACCACTAAGAAGCACAGAATCGCCACTCATACTCACATTAAAGACCTTGGACTTGAGGTAACTTCGTCTTTTTACACCAACCTCCTCTTGTCTTTGTACACTGTTTATACCCTTTTTTACCATTTAAGCAATTTTTTTGAGTTAATTATTTGTCTatgtttttttggattttaacttTTGGTGTTTAATTTGTGTAAAGCTTCAACCTTGTGCTGGTTCTAACCGCCCCTATTTGTTTTACCATTTAAGCAAACTTTTGGGTTAATGTATTTTTTTGGGGTTTTGGGTTTTAGACCTTTGGTATTAAGTTTGTGTAAAGCTTCAATCTTTTGCTAGGTCTAACCAACCCCCTGTTTGTCTCAGTCTACTCTTTTTACCCTTTTTATCTTTTAGACAAATTTTTGGGTTGATATTTTTTtaggttttagggtttttggCCTTTTGTATTACTTTTTTGTAGATCTCGTATGTTATTTCAAGATCTTTAGTTACTAAGAGGTTTCTTGAATTTGATGTTTAATTCTTATGTATGTTTATACTGAATTTGCCAACATATGGTTGCTTGAATGCGACTACATTGTATTATATTGTAGCCCAATGAGATGTCAATACCACTGGCAGCTGGATTTGTGGGTCATGCAGCGGCTAGAGAAGTTGCAGGGCTTGTGGTTGATATGATACGCAAAAAGAAGATGGTGGGCTTTACTGCTTGCTGGTCTGCCTGGTACGGGGGAAGACAGCTCTTGCTCTTGGTATATCACAAGAACTTGGAAGCAAAGTGCATTCTTTTTACTCTTTTTGGTTATGGATTTAATGCTTCTCTTTTATCATATTTATAATGTTTTGAGCTTTATTTACCAGTATTGAAATGAAATGGGATCAAGCAGAGTGGAATTCTTATAAAGGATTCAATGATTCAAAATAGTCGAGCCCAAATGATTTAGGGTTGAGGGTAGTTGATTGATTGAATATTGGTAATGTTTGAGTTGATTGAGCATTGTAAATCTTCTTTGTTTGTTATGAAAATTTACTTTTATTAGGATTGGCAATCCAAAATATAGCTTGTCTGTGATCGGTAGCATCGACTTCAATGTTGCAGGTTCCATTTTGCCCGATGGTTGGATCTGAAGTGTATTCATCAGAAGTGAAGAAAACTGAGGTTTTAATGGAAAATTTTTGTCGAGCTATTGGTCTTCGTATCAAGGAAAATAAGGAAGTTTATGAAGGAGAGGCAAGTCGATACTCCATACCATTTCTCGTATCATTTGTGTCCAGTCCTTGACACAGTAATTCTGCGATGTTGATGCGTTGTGAAGTTGatctcatttttaaacaattcttaATGTAGGTGACTGAACTATCTCCAGAAGAGAGTGAGAGCATGACAGGTGGATATGGTAAAAGTATTAGCCATGTTATAATTGGGTTGAAAACCTTCAAAGGTACCAAATAATTGAAGCTTGACCCCACAATATATGATGCCTTAATTAAAGAGAAGGTAAGCCAGTGAAGTATCAATTTGTTAATATGTTCAATAAATAGGATAATGATGAAATTTATTTTAACATTCAACATTTGAATCTAGATTGAAGCATATTTTTTCTTGAGTAAATTCATTAACTTTTATGTCATTCTTATTGAATCATGTTCTCAGAAGGCATTGCGAGAATTATATTTGTCTTTAATTTACTTCTGTCCCATATACGCTTATTTTGCAAGGAAGCCTAATCTTCTCTGTTGATATCTCATGTCTCCACGATATATGAGCAGGTAATTGTTGGTGATGTCATTTACATTGAATAAAACAGTGGAGCGGTTAAAAGAGTGGGCAAAAGTGATGCTTTTGCCATAGAATTTGATCTTGAGGCAGAGGAGTATGTTCCACTTCCTAAAGGAGAGGTTCACAAAAAGAAGGAGATAGTCCATATTTGTCTCATTTCCCATGCAATCGCATTTCTTATTTTACTATGGCGCAAATAGAAGATTACCCTGGCATTGTATGCATGTAGCTGATTTCTGTGTTTCTTTTCCACATGGTCAATATTTTCTATATATTAGCTATGGAATACTAAAGATCATAGTTTGTCTTAACAAACTCACTTGAACACTTGAAGGGTGTGTGAAACTATGTATATCATTTGGAGGAGTGAGGAAACAGATCCCTTTGATAGATACTGGATTCCTAAGACGCCCATGAAGgtgtgcttttttgcatggctagcAGCAAGGGGAGTGATTTTGACTGCTGAGAATCTTCGAATGAGGggaattacacttgttagttggtgTTATATGTTTAAAAGCTtaggggaagaagttgatcatcttTTGTTGCATTGCCATGTGTCCTCGGCTTTGTGGAGGGCTATCCTAAACCTTTTTGGTGTTCAATGGATGATGCCAAGCACTGTTAAGAAAATGCTATATAGCTGGGCCAATTTTcatagaagaagaaagcaaaaggcgtggaagttcgccccgttagctctcatgtagatagtttggggggagagaaataagagagcttttgagaggattgagtctcctttttcacatcttaagaatagtcttttatctttgatcgcttttggtgcactcatatagcccccatttgtatagaagattgggcgtcttttgtagaaaatcatgttctgatgtaattctctactttttggtatacttcttgtatatgggagttctctcccttttgattaatacaatttaccttatcaaaaaataacctctctaccttagggtaggggtaaggtctgtgtacatactaccctctccagaccccacttatgggattatactaggttgttgttgttgttacaacaaatagtagatatgaacccataattttaaaaatataatgggttcaatgctaaaaatcttAGAGATTGAACCCATAGGTAATTAGTATCTGGTTGAATAGTAAAATTGCGCCAAGCTGGGACACCTCTTGTTTTCCCAAAAAAGGACATTGACCTCCGATAGGGTGGTGATCTAAATATTGTCTTAGGTATTGATGCTGCAATGGATGCTTCTGTACCCATTCAGTTCTAAAATCTTCACCTTCATTAATTAAGTTGTCATGTTTCAACTAGCTGGGAAATTCTTTGCTTCTGCTGTTATTATAGCATACTTTCTAAACCAAACACTaaaattgatattattttgaggGTTGTTGGTGGAAGTTTAAGAGATCTTTTTGGACTTTCAGATATGATTGATGCCATTGTAAATACACTAGTGATAGATATTGCTATAATGGCCCCGCCAAAATTGTTGTTCCGATTGACGGCATGTCTATCGATAATAGCAATTTGGAGCTTACGCCACAGGGAAGCAcatagtaactgaagtaaaggctAATGGCTTAATGAACCATTAAATGTTAGGAAAATTTGATCTATTTGTGGTTGTATACATTCATCCACTTTTCAAGGTTAACCAAAATTATTGAGAAGAACCTAATTCCCATTTAGAATCAGAAGTTTGAGTTAATTGCAGAACACAAAGAGATCCAATCTCTCATCTTGGAGGTCTTCATAATGACATTGGGCAAGACCATCGAATGGATGTCGCTAAGTTGCCTTTGAATGAGCTAGCAGCAGAGCCTGGTACGGATTGAATTAAAATTACTGCCAAAACTTGATATGCTCAAAACCTGCAAGTGTTGATTAGTTCTGTGAACTAGAAAGGAATCTTTTGAACCTAGGTTGCTAGAAAACAGAAGATAATATACTTCCCATTGAAATTTATTGGGGCTCCAGATTGATTTAACTTTTAGAAAAAAGAAACATTCTTATCGTTCACTGTTTATTCATTTGACCTAGCAATCAAGGAGACaattttatttgttgtttatttCTCTATGTCATATTTATGGGAAGTCTGGTTTAATTTTATATGGTGCATTGATGTAGTTTTGTTGAGGCAGTGAATCGTAAGCATACAAGTCCTCTGGAAATTTGTGTTGGTGATGTTCATGATATATAACGTTACGCTGTGACAGATCATCTGCCTCGTGGCTTGCTTGATTGCCTGCTTCCAGGACCTATAACGTTAATCAAAGTAGCTTATTGTATGTTATGTCCAACAAATGTGGCAGGGATGGCTATCCTTATTCAAGATCTGTTCGGATCACAAAGTtaatgtcacgatccggattttccaaccttgggagtcatgatggcgcctactaatgtgagctaggcatgccaatcctttaaactaattacttcattaTTCAATTAATTCTTTCTAACAAACATAAAGCAATAACTTATAAACACAGGAATATTtaattaagcggaagaaaaataataaaatatctaaATCTGTAGCTATTACAACTACTTAAGCCTTAattacccaaaacctggtgtcgcagtgtcacagacggtctaagactgCTAAATACAGGGTCCGAGAATAAAAGATACCCTATTTTTGAAGCAAAAAGATGAAACAGTAAATAAGGACAGAGggagacgtcagggcctgcggatgcctgcaggtctaccttgggtctccggatgGATTGAAGGAAGCCTCCAAGCTAccgtccaaaagctgctccgggatctacacatagtgcagagtgtagtatcagcacaaccgaccccatgtgctggtaagtgtccagcctaaccccgacgaagtagtgatgaggctaggaccaaactaccaaataaacctgtgcagttcaaagaTATATACAACGAAAAAAATATAGGAATAACcaaataaagatgggaaggggaaacatgcttcggggaataacaagtaaaacagaatatcaagagaattatagggaaccaaaatccaactactaacaaggctaaggaaaataaaggcagatttcactttcagttcacatcttgttgcaggcgtgcaacccgatcccatttctcatatcttgtggcagacgtgcca belongs to Nicotiana tabacum cultivar K326 chromosome 6, ASM71507v2, whole genome shotgun sequence and includes:
- the LOC142182262 gene encoding uncharacterized protein LOC142182262, giving the protein MGVAKLPLNELAAEPGTKIELRLLPKLDMLKTCNSAEAMNRIYEIKGRKHTSPLAICVGDVHDIQRYAMTDHLPRGLLDCLLPGPVTVVLRRGESSILEKLLNPRLESIGVRVPDYNFIREIACGSRSALALTSANLNGQPSSINIKDFDNLWEHCANVYDGRILPTGRAGSTVVDLTKLGKYKILRLGSAKEETIAILERHSSLEDGTGD